The following are encoded in a window of Conger conger chromosome 19, fConCon1.1, whole genome shotgun sequence genomic DNA:
- the LOC133119171 gene encoding peroxisomal succinyl-coenzyme A thioesterase-like yields the protein MSENNMSALLSVRPSRGLVDEKFRVVVKNLFYGQDVTLHSLLRSEDDDLWQAFGHYVSDDEGTVKVAEHVCVGGSYQGVEPMGLLWSMKPVPGSRTGLRLRKKDLSTPMLVHISVYCGHISQGFRETKALACAVAERWYMAPGVRRVEVTEGGVRGTLFLPPGSGPFPGILDMWGGGGGLVEYRAALLASHGYVSMALEYMSPKALSDPSRQVGKQYFEAAFTILKEHPQVCSDRVAMFGLCFGTSVVLSMAVYSSVIQPRCLVCVSGSHVQPLRGSVADVFKDFEKDAHKVRYDEEHRVISRDLLLPIPSDPSKKVAVGQLQCPLLLIVGEDDQSCPVAESAEDMEKMMEEAGNSHLLTILSYPGAGHLIEPPYTPHIAFSNYIVTASGGKVVALWGGEVRAHSSAQEDSWHRILAFLEQHLYGPDLKTPGAL from the exons ATGTCTGAGAACAATATGAGCGCCTtgctgtccgtccgtccgtccagGGGACTAGTGGATGAAAAGTTCCGAGTGGTTGTGAAGAATTTGTTCTATGGACAAGACGTTACTCTGCACTCGCTACTGCGCTCTGAGGATGACGACCTCTGGCAGGCTTTTGGACATTATGTCAGCGATGATGAAGGAACCGTGAAAG TTgcagaacatgtgtgtgtgggaggatcGTACCAGGGCGTGGAGCCCATGGGTCTGCTCTGGAGCATGAAGCCAGTGCCTGGGAGTAGGACAGGACTCAG GTTGCGGAAGAAGGATCTCAGCACCCCGATGTTGGTGCACATCTCTGTGTACTGTGGCCACATCAGCCAGGGGTTCAGAGAGACGAAGGCGTTGGCTTGTGCCGTCGCCGAGCGCTGGTACATGGCGCCAGGCGTCCGGAGGGTAGAGGTCACAGAGGGCGGGGTCAGAGGAACGCTCTTCCTGCCTCCAG GTTCTGGACCTTTCCCTGGAATTTTGGAcatgtggggagggggtggaggcttAGTGGAGTACCGTGCCGCCCTGCTTGCATCACATGGGTACGTTTCCATGGCACTGGAGTACATGTCACCAAAGGCCTTGTCAGACCCCTCTAGACAAGTTGGAAAACAGTACTTTGAG GCTGCATTCACCATTCTGAAGGAGCATCCCCAGGTGTGCAGTGACCGGGTCGCCATGTTTGGACTGTGCTTTGGCACCTCCGTTGTCCTGTCGATGGCGGTGTACTCGTCCGTGATCCAG ccCAGGTGCCTGGTATGTGTGAGCGGAAGCCACGTGCAGCCACTGCGGGGATCTGTGGCTGACGTCTTTAAGGATTTTGAGAA agatgcccACAAGGTCCGTTATGATGAGGAGCATCGAGTGATCTCGCGAGATCTTCTCTTGCCGATACCCTCCGACCCCAGCAAGAAGGTTGCT GTGGGGCAGTTACAGTGTCCTCTGCTGTTGATCGTGGGTGAAGATGATCAGAGCTGCCCAGTCGCTGAGTCGGCTGAAGAc ATGGAGAAGATGATGGAGGAGGCTGGAAACAGTCATCTGTTGACCATCCTCTCCTACCCTGGGGCGGGACACCTGATTGAGCCCCCCTACACCCCGCACATTGCCTTTAGCAACTACATTGTTACTGCGTCAGGAGGAAAAG TGGTGGCTCTCTGGGGAGGGGAGGTCAGAGCGCACTCTAGTGCCCAGGAGGACTCCTGGCACAGAATCTTGGCCTTCCTGGAGCAGCACCTGTACGGCCCAGACCTGAAAACCCCCGGGGCCCTGTGA